Sequence from the Amaranthus tricolor cultivar Red isolate AtriRed21 chromosome 16, ASM2621246v1, whole genome shotgun sequence genome:
taaaaagatgtaaaagtacTTTTAATAAACTTGTCTTTTTAAGTTATgtgtgaaattttaattttatttaaagattaATAGAATAAACTTTTACTTAATTGgtttataacaaaaaaatattgatttttgtgaaaatataaattttatctattttataactagaagtattatttttggtaaacttataaagtgttacttgttttataactagaaaaaTGATTTTGTCAAGTCATCAGTCTTATTTATTGTATAATTAgaaatttaagtttttatgaacttaataagtttacttgttttctaaatttgaaatattgattttttggaAAGTTATTAAAAGAATACAGTTTTACTtgatttttaatgaaaatatttgtttttgtgGAAAGAATACaagttttaatggttttagagttagaaatgttgatttgagaaattAGTTCAACACGAATAAActttttagtagctacttgtaaaaaaaaaaaaattggagaaTATTAATAGAACATGAACTTAATGTGAATTTATTTAACAAGTAAACTATTACGTATAAAGTTTTAAATAGATTTTAATGGGTAAAAATTTAATAGCTAACTAGAAGAGCATAAAGGTAAATTTAATATtctgattaagaattttattaaataaagaaagTTTCCACCTAAGttggtcaaagtcaaagtcaacttgTAGTAATTAAAATGTGATGTGCTTGTGTGAAATTTTCTGTGTATTGATTAAAtaaccctgatagtaaggtaatgtcgaaccatagaccggcatgtaaaatcccggcgtccgtatTAGTCGGTatgtaaaatgcggtgtaagatagggggttagctacctatcctgtagaagctcgagcataattgtattggaggggtgacgactcccaccacagtttgATGTAGGGTTTCGCCCTAATCTAGCCAGACCCTTAcgtatatcaggtgtcatatagTTGTGCttattgatcagtgataaacttgattactGTTGATGCTATGAGGCATGGTATGGTTATGAGTATAACAAActgaacttacttaagtatcgaattgtataagtggcagtaacgtacttctgccagggttgaaaatggtatcttaatgactttaAAGTATAGAATAgtaaaagaatatggtaaaagtatataGTGGTGTCAATTAAATATAAGTTcgtactttaattattattttgtaaatgtagtgtattatttccgtattttgagctggatagggagctatgctcggcgttaagcgctgaccgattcaatcggctgttaTCTGTATTATGGATGGTAGCAtgttgcaggatttagtttcaGGTTCCAATCCAGGCCGCAACTAACAATTTATTTatgctatcgaggacttagttgcaaatttttttatatacttcatatttgatgattttgacgtatttaattttaattattgtgtatttttggAACGAAtgatatgtatttttattttcctacttttatgtaatatttatcatttctaataaacatttttttttaattttaaaggtttttagcAGATCAGCATTTTCAGTCTTTCgcattattttgtaaaaattttcattaatgtTAATCACGTATCGAGATTGCAAGTCCTGCTACATTTTCAAATAAGTCATTGAGGTGAtttttaaaagattaatttaatttacatcattcatcattgtatTCCCAAGTTTCACTTGTGTTATTTCGCTCAAGAAGAAAGGTTTAACATCATTTTAATTAGCACACAAGTAACAATGTTCAACCTCTTTTTGAGTAATCACAAGTGGCAATCAGACCATAATCAATTTATGCATATACCCAACAAGGTCAAACATTTAATCCAACAAACTTTAACATAATCAGATCATAACAGATCATCATAAAGCATTTATCCAACAAGATCAAACATTTAATCCAATAAACTTTTACATAACCAGATCATAACAAATCATCATCAAGTATTTACCCAACAAGATCAAACATTTAATCCAACGATCTTTAACATAACCACATCATAACAGATCATCATCAAGCATTTACGCAGCAAGATCAAACATTTAATCAAACGAACTTTAACATAATCAGATCATAATcaaacaatattaattaaattaaattaaaagtcaGGAGATAGAAATGCTTATTTTTCACAACCGCGAAAGCTTATTTTTTGGGGGTATCCTTTTGTCTGATATTTGAGGATCTTCAAATCCAACAGTTTTTTGGCATAATCGACTTGTTTTGGGTGAATTCCAGCCCACCTTATCATCCTCAGGAAGACCATAATAAGTAAGGGTGTAAGTAATTTAGTGAAAAACCGAACACCGAATCAAATCAAatcgaataaataatttggtttggctatattttaaatttggtttggattggactgaattttaattataatttggtGTTCGGTTTGGACTCGGTCTAGGGTCTAACATAACcgaaaaaccaaaaaaactgAAATGTTAAAGGCATATTATATCTTCcctttgatttgtttgaatttttgcccttatttttagatttttgttaaaagttttttacttgttcaaattaaaaaccctaaaattattaatatttatttaggaGCTCTAGAAAGAATAAGTTTGAAACGATACATGCAAATTTGATTGTCGgtgcaaaatatacaaatcGGTGCAATTCGGTCTATTCGGTTCAATTTagattggtattttaaaattcggtttggttcaatttggattataattattatgatttggatttggactgaaaatatcaaaatcgaattttattcggtttgatTTGCATTTGTATCGAATCGAAACCAAAAATCAAACTTTCACCTCTAATAATAcggaaggggggggggggggggttatCTTGCTCCGAAGAGTCAAGAACCAACGGATCTCCatagttaaaataataataatcatatcatGAACCAAAAACATTGTCATGCTTAATGTTTTCAAGGCACCTAATATATCAaagataagaataaaaaaaaaaacaggaaGTGACTtttttccttgttcaaaacCTCCATTTTATGAAATTAGATGAAGATAAACCCCAAAAACTTGACAACGAAGATGAAGATAAAatcagatgaagatgaacataAAATCATATGAAGATATAACCGAAatcaagatgaagatgaagataaacTGATTTACCTAACAACATAAGATCAGATCTAGGGTGTATGAAGATCAAAAAAGTGAACAACAAAAGAAGAACACGAAATCAGATGCtgagatcaaaattaaaatcaaatgaaTGTTCGATGCATCTTCAACCTATAAATCAGATGAAGCATTTCGTTGCAACTTCAACATAGCACAACAGAAACTCAGATGTAGGGTTTATAGAGTAAGGGAGAATTGATAGTAAGGGAACCATTTTGAGGGGATGAATTAAGAGGAGTAATTGATTTAGGGTTTATAAGAAGGACATGGAATTGAACGGTGAATTATGTTTTAAGGTAATATCTAAGGTCATTAAATACAAAGTGGTTGGGGATTTTAACAGTTAAATTCAATTAAGTGGTTGGGGAAAAAATTTGAGTGTTATTGAAAGTAGGTAGTTGGTAGTGAgtaaaataagtaattaaagtGATGAGGTATAATTGATAATGATATGTGAGGTAGGAATAAAGTAAGGGTAAATAGAGAATCGTAAAGATTATTTTTGCCAAAAGAGGTAATGTTACAAGTAgtataaaacatttaaaaatgaaaagtgttgcaagtaaattgaaagAAGGAAGCATTTAAATTTTACAAAGTAAATTTTATGTTTTGGATCTTTTGGTTATTAAACATTTGGATATGAAATATTGAACATTTTAGAGTTGTTTCTATTGTGATAAAGGGTTATttattggaaaatttgaaaacattaagtcaaaaaatcaaaaaatgaacTAAATAATACCACTTTCAtaattattccaaaagtaaaagTGAAAATCCCAAACCAGAGGTTtggagttgttcgcagttactaattgcgaacagctCTACTGCACAAAAACGCGGATCAACTTtcttttttcctatttttcCCCATTTTTCAAAACCTTACCTTCACAGtcgacattctccctctaaaaccataGATTCAATACATCAATTCTTGcatttctcttttaatttggcacttcaaaatttgtgtgggatactctagcttgctcaaaggtaaacttgtttgtggtttttttttttggtgtatatgtagttttttagggttataatcaaatttgcttattttttcaaatttaggtaattagttgttaaatcaagactcttCTTAGTTATCCATaagtattgaaggtaatttttaattgttgttatagctttatattgttttttgaagtaatgttgttgaattagttgaattcaatgttgataatattattagaaatgttgatgttgatgttggtattagaaatattatttatgaacttatgaattgatttattatttggattttatgtgtattatatatgtatgaacttagttacattatggattttaataatttttagaccaaaaaagattataatcaaatgaatataatgtacttgtatgggcatgacgttaatgatgatgttgattttctttgtattaatgtagaaaatggcatcatttcgcgtggctatagtatgtttttggaatgattGTATTCGAGAAattagtggcaaagttcattatgttgggggaaggcgttagttgtttgcatgcaattcaaaatggatttgaaccacttttaacgttttatatgttctaagattggattggacactactagaagtaccgtaaatataagctttaaatatgacatgagtgaaGAATTGTTTgtctttcctgttgaggatgatgaggctatagatgctatgtgggagcattcaaagtccactcaaattccctctttggagttatacgtaaaAGAAGTACCCTTaaggaatgtagttgcttctaattctactcctacccctatgcctatattaactcaggaaattcctaatcctttcgttccttccgcatcttgtactttttctaaaccccctacgaatcaagttccaattcattcaatggttaacttaggagaaactgTTGAGATgagaccttgggatgatggaaatgagagtaatgagctcattgacgatccttctgaggacaatgcggatgtcgatgaggatgcgctagcaaataACATGACCCTAGGTAACATTCCTgtaatcattcctcctacaccttatgccctatgtccacctttagacgagtatgaggagggAAACTCATGGAGgtcttgggcttgtgataccacttaCACCAAAGACGGAGAgttggagaagggtatgatgtttgatagaaACGAAGCATTATTGGAAGCTAttagagtgtatcatattcgtagaaatgtggagtacagaATGGAGACCTAgaaccaaactgtccttaccttgaagtgtaagcggggttattcgtggagacttagggctacgtttgattcttatttatcttcatggcgtattgttacgtataagggtaagcatggtTCTTGTGTTTTAGGTAGTGACACTGTTtcagctggacacattcacctgacattttctgtcattaacaatgtcataagaaattgtgttgctaaagacaCATTCACCGGTCTcggattctaccgagatcaattagacctgctacgacccaaccaggtaaatatttcagtactcattaacattagtacaatttaattaacatatcacttacattttcataacatgtattttagtttttgtgggacccataccctGCAAAAGCCTATGCAGTTGTACCCGAGCACTCGGGGATTCTCAGGTGcgttcgacattgtcgaagtacatctaccagaacacgtactgcgccaatatgggttggtacaagGCATTGCACCGCTTTATGACACTGAACCCCAGCTGCACCCGATTTCGCGAAAAAATTCAGGGTACGGCAAACTGGATGGACATCAACTGGCatcacatcgctcgttgggatggtagactggagctgctggcacaaggtgcgccGTTCAATGTTCATGGCGCACGTACGACACCAGActacatgtcgtggttcctctccatcacgcaccgatggatgacaccatgTGGCATCATCGCCGCAGCACATTATGCACCTGTTGCGCCTACGATGActcggtgagggagattgcgcatggcatgctcgtcggcacgcaattccagcacttcataccggaagtcacTGTAGAGTCCTCACCGACTACcgcccatacgcacgtctcatctcctgcttatgtctatcatttggaggagatggacctttCATACCCCGCTGACGTAGGGGGGACCTCGCAAGCTAggccatcacagccatcacagtaccagtcccatccactgccagagcgacacccgaacgcctcttactaccgtaggaggtgtaggagaccaactcagttggatagggtagatgagggtcgtgAGCATTAACGTTTAAATTTTGTGTATTTGAATCgactatgtatgtatatatatatatatatatatatatatatatatatatatatatatatatatatatatatatatatatatatatatatatatatatatatatatatatatatatatatatatatatatatatatatatatatatatatatatatatatacacacatatatatatatatatatatatacacacatatatatatatatatatatatatatatatatatatatatatatatatatatatatatatatatatatatatatatatatatatatatatatatatatatatacacatatatatatatatatacacatatatatatatatatatatatatatatatatatatatatatatatatatatatatatatatatatatatatatacatatatatatatatatacatatatatatatatatatatatatatatatatatatatgtttatttagttgtatatttcaaacatttgtatatattctgttgtatatatgtttatttactttatcatagcctccaaaCTTTCACTTacgaatgatcggagttttggctatgaatcattccgcctaaaacatacattgacttgtaattacttattctaatgtctctaatgcaaatacaacaaataacaactcaaaaattagccaaaaaaatatatatacatagctgttcgctgttactaactacgaacagctccaaacctcaaatttgaaatgaaataagtttgaaagttggattatttggttcttttttttttatcttttgacttaaacatttcaaattttctatttattgaatatatgggtttattttgttttcttagtAAGTCTTGCTTAGTGATTTTAGTAGTGTACTGTGTATATATTTTGTACAAAATGCAAGATACCTAAAATCCATACATAATttcaacaagtcttgtatgaaaccgtatcaccatgagacgagcccatataattagtttatttctcTAGTTGATTACTTCAATATTACAAGTGTTTAGGTTAAGATTATAAATCATCAATctaagattaaaaaataatcactttaaaactataaatggTAGTTCACTAAACTACTGCCTCTTCCTTAGTGATGTTATTCAAATTGTACTTTCAAAGAAACTTGGTAGGTTTAAACATGGATTCAATACTTCTGCAGTGTTTCCTTCTTCAACCAAACTCAAAAGGAGTCTATTTTTGAGCTTACAAACAAATGCAAAATTGTAGAACATGCAATTCCCAACTCAGTTGCTGAACAATGCCTGTCTTACGCATGCGGCATGCTCGTGAAACTCCAGCCATCTTCCAACATGTCTGCAAACTCTCCTACCGGCCACCATCTGCTAACCATCATCTCCATCGTAACAAGATTGGTCACATTCCATCATCATAGACGACTAGCTAGCATTTGGATTAGCTTGTTCGGTCGCCTGTTTTTTTGGACAGGCTGAAAAAAGATGGCCTTTCTCACCGCATTCGTAGCAAGTCCTCCTCCTGATCTTCCCTGAGGCAACTCCACTATTATTCCCCTGCGGTTGTACAGCTGGGGGAGTTGGTTGTGCAGCTGGTGGCGTTGGAGTAGAAATCACATTCATAGGAGCTCCTTTCCTAGGGACTGCACAACTTATCTTCACAGGCCTTCCACAGACTAACTTCTGATCTAGTTGCAATGCCTTCGTTAGAGAGATTTTGTCAGAGAAGTCCACATGAGCATAGCCTTTGAATTCCCCCGTCTCTTTATCCTCGCCAAATCGGATGGATGATATATTACAATCAGAGAAGAGTATTCTCAAGTCGTTTTCTGTAATATCCCATGACAAGTTGCCCGCATAGACCCTGTTATAGCCCTCTATGATTGATGGGGAAAAGTCTGGTAATTTAACAGTGCGAGTTGTCTTATAGGGCTGAATTTTCAGGTATAGGCCGTCCCTGAGATGAGAGCAAAAGGGTATTATATAAGTATACAGGAAACTCGAGTAGCAAAGAATATCAATAGCAGGAGCACATTTTGAAATACATACATGTCGGAGCCATCTAGCGCTAATGCCTTTTTAGCTGCCTCTTCTGTCTgcaaagaagaacaagaacattTGACATTTAGAATGGCGACATTGTCACTATTTAAAGGGCCGGCTGGGCAGGGGGTAAGCTTCAATTCGCAATAAAGAATACAATGGTATTCAACATTCCAGAAGCTAACATGATGATCAAAATAAAGCTTTAACTCTGAGCCAAGACATGCTAATAATTTGACTCTAGCTCATATTCTAGACACGATACGTAAACAATCACCTAGACAACTAGCTTCTGGTTGCAACATAAAATTATAGAAATAAATTCCGCGATAAAAAAACAGCACCAGATATCAACCTAATTGAAACTCTCAATCTCATCAGTCAAAGCCCATTAGTCATCTATGCAATTTAGGTCCCACAACCTCACCAGCAGACAGATCTAGAGCAACGACACAACCCAAAAAAAGTTATTGCAATACAAAGATACAAAGGAAAACGTTTCACATTACTAACTTTTAAGTGAAAGACTGGACATTGGATAAGAACGGTAGCACACTATTGGAGGTTAGGAAAGGGAAGGAGATAGATTGATTACAAGGacaaaaaagaaatacaaaGAAGAGTCGGGAAGCAAAACATAAATCAAAGGGAGGATTATTTAGTCAAATTTCATACATATTATAACTCAATTTTAACTTGTGGTAAGTATTAGCTGAATAGCTGATTATTTCATCCAATTTTTAAGAGTAAAAGTTGTAGTGGTCCATATGAGTTTCAGGTTTACAACACCGATGAACATAACTTCTTTACAGTGTCTGTTAAAACCGCAAGGCTAAGCTGATAGGCTTTCCATAGTGGTTGGTTGCTTTGGTAAACTTGGCTTCTAGGtttgggcaatttttgaacaCTAGGTGAGGGTTTATTGGGACGAGATTTGTGGGTTTTCGTATTCAAGAAAGTGGAAGTGGTGGATTGGGGTGAAGGGTGGTGGCGACAAGTACCTATCGTCAGCCAATCAATGGTGGTGGACTTATTAAGGGGGATAGATGGAGAAATCCAAGTTTTACCGAGACTAAGAAATCAGTTTAGAGGCTCTTGAGGCAACTTGAAtatttatgctttgtttggattGAAAGAAAATGGAGGGAAATGGGAATGGATTTTCCTCCATTTGGATAGAAAATGAGGAGAGGGAAATATAAGGGGAGCAATTCGAAGGATGACATTGTGGACATTTTGTGAGACAAATATTTCCTACAATAGACATTTAGGAAGGAAAACCCATCTAGTTTCCCTCCCTTCCCTTTCACATTCCTTTCCCATTCCTTTCCCTTCCGTTCCCTATTCTTTTTGTATCCAAACACACTATTAAGGACTAAGGAAGAGAAAGGTAAGAAAGAAATGATTACCCAAACCAGAAAGGAAAAGACGGGTTGATATGCCCTTTCCAAAGTTCCGATCTATTGAAATTAAACAAATGCTCCGATATGCCCTTTCCAAAGTTCCAATCTGTTGAAATTAAACAAATGCTCCATATTCATGTCAAGCTACCTTGTGTCAGGGTATAGTTGAAAGTACAAGGGATACATTTTGATCATAACTCTATCAAGAAAAACAGCCACTACCTTTCTTCTAGctgtgaaaaagtaaatgtcGAACAATCCAGAAAAACAGCCACTGGCTTACTTTTTGCTTTCTAGGCACCAATAGCATTCACTTAAAAGATAAAAGCTCAAAAACTAACCATTAAGACAAAGGAGATCGTGCAGCGTTACTCAGCTGGATGTTTTGTGGCAGCAAAAATTGTAAAGGTTCACAAAACAGAATGATGAACCAGCAAGGTATATTTTAGTttaatgttaattaatttttcaaaattctaaGTTCACAGTCATTCCTCATGCAGTAAGCTCTCTGGACATAAATTTTCTTGTATCAGGTACTTAGATCCTTTACCATGGAGATAGACCAAAGGACAAACACaaatttacatattttattGTTAAGCATTAAAAATGTATAGGATTTTAGTTGAACCGGAAAAGAAAATTCTGAATTTTAATTATCATGAAGGTTGAATAATCCCTAAAGATAAATATACTCTCTCTTCTTTTGGTCCTCATCACTTGATCTAGAGTGAAGATTCTCATAAATGGTGACTTCAAAAAGGTCTTTttttcaatgttcaatgacaataatcatcaaattcaaaattaagaGTCTATTAAACAGAAAAGCGCTCAAGTTATAGGGAAAGATACAGTCACACTTCGAACAAAATCCTCGAAGATTGTAACCAGAGTATAAGAGCCTAACAAAAGGCTACAAGCCTATAAGCACACCCTTGTTTTGAAGGGATCCTCTTTCATTGAAAATCCTTGGTGAGCTGCTAACCTTGAAGTGGTCAATATTCATTCATTGAAAAAACTTGTACAGAAAAAATTTGATAGAGTTAATcttattttgttaaatataCCTTATTTAATACTTCCTCTGTCCCTCTCAATTTGATAGGGATCCACTTTCTATATTAGTTCGTCCCATTCATTTTGCacccttttcttttttgataatGGTCCTACCCTCTTTCTTATAATCTCATTCACAAAATTATTATATCTCCTCATCTTAACCACTCATTTTTATCATCCACTTGCCTTTTGCCTTATTCTTCAATCCAATTCCTCTTTTCCACTAAAATTCACCCAAAAGGTTTGGGTGCATTCTCATagggacggagggagtaatatatttCTTGTTCAACTCAGAGTATCTAATATTGTTAGGACGGAGATTGTAATTTATCATTGTAGTCTGCAGATATTATAAGAATTAATCAATGGAAACACTATGATTTGAGGAGTTTCACACATAGTGCAAAATAAGTTTGCATCATATTGTATCGGCCTCAACgtacaaatttttaaatttaccaAACCACACATAAATGAAGTACTAAATTTACCAAACCATTACCGGTAATACTATTAGGGATCTTCGTTTTGCCTAATATTTGGTAATACTACAAACCCATTACCGGAATAATTACATCACTGTGTCTCTTACTGCAATCGCGACCGTTACTTCATTTATGCACTATGATTTCACATATTCTGACATGGAATCAAGGTCCTTTtccaatataatttaaaattctttcCTTGACTTCTCTGCCTAGTCTTTTTACCTTCAAACTTGCTTTCTGTTCTCCATTGCGGCTCAACTCTTCCCTTATTGGACCGCTTATGCTTTATCTTCTATGTAGGGTATTGTCTCCTTACTCCCTCAACACTACCCCATGTTCTTCAACCAATGCATCACTAGCTGCTTTTTATGCTTTGCACGTGTGTTGTGTGTTGTGCACCATAGCGCAAAAATGCAATGACTATCGTGATCGTGATAACAGAACGGTGATACGATAACAGGAGTGATATAGTTATTGTAACACCTAAATATCGGTCAAAAATATGAGATATCCCTTAATACAACCCAAACGCGAAtcttttacacctttacaatagGAGAAATATTGGTTCgctttttttgaaaaactttaaaatGCAGCCTGTTGCACTAAGCTTGTTGCACTGTTGCTCCGTCTAATTCTCTAACTTTATCCGATATTGGTTCTTGGTTATGGCTACAATTGTGTGATTGTATTATAATATCTGAAACTCAACATTACAATTTATTGGGCCCTACTGCTCTAATTTCATTGTTTTCCTCAATCTTTGGCCTAATTACTCTTGCAATATTCGATTGAAAAGATCAACGCGATTCAACTTTAATTTAGTTCGATGAGGTTTTCTAACAATTGGCCACAACAATAGTCTTGGACGATCCAAGTGTCTTGTTTTGCTCCACCTTTCTACTACACATCTACAAGGAAAAGGTCTTTTGGCGCTGGACTTTTAGGTCCATTCTCATCTGGTCCACAATATGATCGCACGAACTTATATGATCCTTTTGTGAACCTGATGGCTTTAGCAATGTCTTTTCAAAATATGTATCTACTTCTGATGATGACAGATATATATGGATTATGCTGGTACATCCCATACAACTCATGATAATGATAAACTAATTCCCAAATTTAATTTGAACACTaataatgatattttagttgatGATGATCATTGCGTTTCGGTAAAAGATTATTGCCACACTATGTTTACTCAGtacaattttcatgatattCTCTTTGCACCTTATCTTATTAaaaatttcatttcatttagTGAATTTTCTAATAACTCAGCATCGATTGAGTTTGATGTTTATGAATTCTTAGTAAAAGACCCTTATATAGGAAAATCAGAGGAACTCATCTGGTCATTGTTTCAACACACCTTCCACCACCAATCTTTTTACTTTCTCCACTTATATTTAACATAACCGACTAGGCCATCTAAGGGATTTCCCTCTTAATTTTATTAGGCGCCATAATGTACTCCTCATTCTAGTCCTACATTCATAACTTTAAGACTTATGATTCTCATACAAATGTCACTTTTTATACCCCCATTTCTATGAtgataaacatttaaaaacaagaTGTTAAGCAATGAAAATCAAAGAACTAGGATACAAGAAACTTCTAAAATGGTgtcatatttcaaaataaagtcaattaatgtaaaataagtACCTTGAAACTGATAATGGCAATTCCCCTGAATTTTCCACTCTCAGGAAatttcatacaatcaatatcagtTATTGTACCACAATGATCAAAGTAATTCCAAATATCATCCTCGGTCGAACTATATGGCATCCCTCCAACATAAACTTTCTTACAATCATCTTTATTACATTCACTGCAAACAGATAAAACAATCCAATAATTAAGTAAGCAGTTCATT
This genomic interval carries:
- the LOC130802414 gene encoding phragmoplastin interacting protein 1: MVLSNKKLKQKLRAEFAKKSLSKDIDSTKPTNVETPNSVKQLIDSVTQKPRLSKREKRREILSSTQINGESFNAHVENISKGKKRKRDKKGDENGGGLDGNVVKDQNNVVENGGGDMELSMKEGKAAMKKKKAKKNKKKKKKKSKSDKQENQAELPNEVLPQQIVAETSECNKDDCKKVYVGGMPYSSTEDDIWNYFDHCGTITDIDCMKFPESGKFRGIAIISFKTEEAAKKALALDGSDMDGLYLKIQPYKTTRTVKLPDFSPSIIEGYNRVYAGNLSWDITENDLRILFSDCNISSIRFGEDKETGEFKGYAHVDFSDKISLTKALQLDQKLVCGRPVKISCAVPRKGAPMNVISTPTPPAAQPTPPAVQPQGNNSGVASGKIRRRTCYECGEKGHLFSACPKKQATEQANPNAS